The following coding sequences lie in one Nocardioides sambongensis genomic window:
- a CDS encoding CoA transferase subunit A, translated as MSRRPRDKTMSIDEVIGSLESGMTIGIGGWGPRRKPMALVRALYNSDLTDLTVVSWGGADVGLLARAGKIRRLVYAFVSLDSVPLEPNFQRARQEKSIPEVVELDEGMFQTGLKAAAERLPFLPMRAGLGSDVLVNNPWIETVTSPYADADGAHEELVAVPALRLDAALVHLNRADVHGNASYLGPDPYFDDLFAMAADRTYLSVEQITDTAGLTVDTPVQRLLLNRMMVTGVVETPNGAHFTNCVPDYERDERFQKAYAKAAGGDDADWQAFHDRFLAGDEAAYQDAVKAFNEEADK; from the coding sequence GTGAGCCGTCGACCACGGGACAAGACGATGTCGATCGACGAGGTGATCGGCAGCCTGGAGTCCGGGATGACCATCGGCATCGGGGGCTGGGGACCCCGGCGCAAGCCGATGGCCCTGGTCCGGGCGCTGTACAACTCCGACCTCACCGACCTGACCGTCGTCAGCTGGGGCGGCGCCGACGTCGGCCTCCTCGCGCGGGCCGGCAAGATCCGCAGGCTGGTCTACGCCTTCGTCTCCCTCGACTCGGTCCCGCTCGAGCCGAACTTCCAGCGGGCGCGCCAGGAGAAGTCCATCCCCGAGGTCGTCGAGCTCGACGAGGGGATGTTCCAGACCGGGCTGAAGGCTGCCGCCGAGCGGCTGCCGTTCCTGCCGATGCGGGCCGGGCTCGGCTCCGACGTGCTGGTCAACAACCCGTGGATCGAGACGGTCACCAGCCCGTACGCCGACGCCGACGGTGCCCACGAGGAACTCGTCGCGGTGCCGGCGCTGCGCCTGGACGCCGCCCTGGTCCACCTCAACCGCGCCGACGTGCACGGCAACGCCAGCTACCTCGGGCCCGACCCCTACTTCGACGACCTGTTCGCGATGGCGGCCGACCGGACCTACCTGAGTGTCGAGCAGATCACCGACACCGCCGGACTCACCGTCGACACCCCGGTCCAGCGCCTGCTGCTGAACCGGATGATGGTCACCGGCGTCGTGGAGACCCCGAACGGCGCGCACTTCACCAACTGCGTGCCCGACTACGAGCGCGACGAGCGGTTCCAGAAGGCCTACGCGAAGGCGGCCGGCGGCGATGACGCCGACTGGCAGGCGTTCCACGACCGGTTCCTGGCCGGTGACGAAGCGGCGTACCAGGACGCGGTGAAGGCGTTCAACGAGGAGGCGGACAAGTGA